AGCCGCAAGACCCAGCTGGAAACCAACGACACGGCACCTGAGGATGTTGAGCAGAATGCAATGAGCCGCAAGACCCAGGAAACCAACGGCACGGCGCCTGAGGACGACGATGAGCAGAAGGCGATGGAGTCCAGCTATAAGATCACCTCGGCCATCGTCCCCATGTCGTTGGCGGGCCTCGTCGGCGTGCTCTTCGGCGTCTACAAGGGGGGCAGCAGCAGtggaggcgccggcggcgacatcTCCGGCTCTGTCCACGTCGTCATCATGTGCATGTTCATCACCTCGATGTTAAGCATGCTCCTGATGATGCTGTGGATGAAGGTCCTGGAGAGCAAGAAACCGAAGCTCCGGGAGTTCTTCGTCAGAGCTACTATCCCGCGTGCCAATGCGGCCCTTCTAGCCTTGCTCGCgatcgccgccttcgccgcgtcGTTTGGGATCCTCAGGTGGTACATGGTAGCCGCGTTCCTGACTCTCGCCTTGGCTGCCACCGTCCAATTCGTCATCCAGCACTGCACCAGAGAGCAGAATGCCGTGCGAGCTAGCCACAACGAGACGCAGCTCAAGTGGATGGCGGACATGGCGAGCAAGACGACACCGTGGTCTCTGGGGATAGTCATGGCGATCTTTGGAGGCTTTCTTGGAGACGATGATAAAAGCAAGGACAAGATGGTGGCCCTTAAGGTCTGCATGTTCTTATCGACCTCGGCGTTCACGTCGGGCCTTGGGCTCATGTACCTGACCATGCGACCGGGAGAGTCAGCCAGAGGAGGTACCTCCAAAGCGGCCATGACCATACTGGCTTGGTCTGTCATGGTGTTGCTTTCTGCAGCCGCGCTTGCTATCTATGGCGTCGAAGTTATGAAGTCATAGCATGCGTGCATGAAGTAAGGGCATTAACAATATCAATGTATATGCAGTCCTCAAGTTTCATGTAATTTGGAAATTACTATTTTATCGAATCGTACAAGTTCTTTTAATTAGTCAACTGATGAGTTGGTAACTATTTACAGGAAGGGAAAATTTAGCAGCTGAAGATGGCAAAAGATGAAAAGAATACGCACCTGAAGAAAGAAGGTGCCACCAGAGTTGACCTCACCTGCCTCCCCATTTTAAACTCTATCAATTTCCACCCTTTGGACCAATGTAGAAAGGGGCAATAATGCTTGCATTTTTAAAGCAGGCCctcctactccctccgggctgataatattGAGAAAATCTATTGTGTACCCTGAAATTTtagctaatcccttctatacccttaaattttgcttacttgtgtaaaatcaaagtgtgtttgattattattctgtgatgaacaattggcatctgagattattggttttgatatttggcgATTACTGACGAAGTGGTTTTGTAGATGATTGCATTTGCAGGTGATGATGGACAGTTGGTCTGGTCAGATTGAGCAagggttgccggtcagaccggcgtgtatcgagcggtctgaccgcccaaccCACGGTCTGACAGGCCGACTCTGTgttggtttcggtttcgggttgtttcatTGGATATCCGTGGATTGTTCatgtttatgacttctagatggatactatgcgtatgtaatactgttgtttgctaataaTGAATCAatttggagatagcttggtctcggaatatggttccTTTATTTGATTCTTGTGTAGGTGTCTTGAtacctcgggagagtattgccggtgatggatcgaGAGTCAACTTGGACATAAGGTGACATCCGAACGGTCAGATATCGTGTAAGATActtaggctaaagatcaatgcacgtggttggtgaagattccgtatggcatacgatggagatattgtgtgagtatgggatgcggagtcgaatttggaaggagtccaaatttggtacaattACAATTTGTAAAGTTGGTTTCTTGTacgggaaggtttcctaggtggattaggacttcttgtatGAGTTTgcttcgtggctttaggctgcccacctcatgtataaatagagagggaagGTGAGGCCTCCCGGAATCGCTTTAGATAGCATTGAGTTGAGAGAATAGTTTGGTTAATTTtcgagtttagttgaaattttcgtgaggagtgtgttaacagtgaaatttggtaagctcctaagagaattatcacgtcgccaatagtcggattcctgctaaaTTCGGTTAAGGAAACTAATCTATTAATGGAAGCTAATCCAAAActgaccgagttcaaggaggatgtggCATGttagtttatctattaattagacaaTATTTGTGGAGAGGAAAGGATCTTAATTCAACCAAGAAATCTTTGGCTGCTTGGGGAAAGGTCTGTAGGCCTAAGAAGAAAGGGGGTCTAGGGTCATTGACTTAAGAATACAAAATAGAGCCCTGCTTCTTAAGCATCTtgcaaaattttttaataaacagACAATTCCTTGGGTGAGTTTGATTTGGAACACTTACTATTCTCACAAGCTTCCTCAGGACGCAATTTTATGTGGATCATTTTTGTGGAAAGATATTGCTCAGCTTGAAATTCTCTTTAGAGGATTTGCACGTCCTATCATTTATAATGGATGCTCTGTAAATTTTTGGCATGATATGTGTAATGGAAAGGTTTTTGCCCACTCTTTCCCAACACTCTTTTCATTCGCAAAACACAAATTGGACACAGTTGCTCAGCATCATTCAAGGTCAGTCGATGATCAGTTCTTTCTTCCTCTATTAGTTCAAGCATATGAGGAATATAAAGTTTTCCTGGAGGATATTACCCAAATCTCTTTGAACTCCATGGTGGATAAATGGGCATACATCTGGGGTAATGATCTTTATTCTTCTCAGAAATTTTATAAGCTATCATTTTGGTCCATACAGCCAGCAGTAACCCTTCCATGGATCTGGTCCAGCAAAGTATACATGAAGGTTAAAGTCTTTGCCTAGTTGTTGTTCCTAGATAGAGTTAATACAAGAGATTTGTTGGAAAGAAGACATTGCAAACCGCCAAATGTTCCTGTTACTTGTGTTTTATGCTTCCTGGGTCTGCGAGAAACTAGAGAGCATTTATTTTTCCAGTGCCCTTTTGCAATTGCTTGCTGGAACACAATTGGTTTTTCTTGGGACACAACACAGGAATTTCATCAAATGCTGCAATCTCACAGGAGTGCCAGACCTCATCTTTCATGCTTTATGGAGATCTTTCTTGTGGCTTGTTGGCTGTTATGGAAGCAAAGGAATGATTTAATCTTTAAGCATATACTACCTTCTGTTCAGAGATGGAAATCTAATCTCAAGGAGGAGCTAAGTCTACATTTACTTAGACTTAGGATAGCTGATAGACCTATTTTGCAAACATGGATTGACGGCTTGTAATTTTCTTGCTTGTACAGATTTCTTTGCTTTTTATATATGAAATTTAACCATGGGGGCTTCCCCCACTGTTtcccggtcaaaaaaaaaattaggcagtatttgttagtttccttttatctttagaaaagtgtgtttagtgtcctataaggactttatgttttccttttatcttttaggaaagtttctttcttatcctacaaggactagtatctacccatgggtataaatatgtacacccgatGTTATTGTAATAGATCTCtcaatcaatacaactactctcggcgcatcgccaccctctttaccgaggtttttaATTACTTATCTTCCGgtggaacttggcacctgacgcaggGCTGCATtggttcagttcgatctccggtgaaggggtaagtcctacgttctgcTGGCCCTGGCAATTGTGTTGGCTTCATCAGCGTCGCTCAaagctgcatcagtacattcgacctcttggattgctttGGTTCGGttaatatatttgcctacccatttatcatatatcttagttaatctagtttggTAGTTTAATTTACTTGTATCGGCTAAGATTCGTTTTAGGGTTTGTGCTGGTATTGGCTAAATTGCTTTACCAGATTAAATTGGCTAAggtatctaccaccctgaaaatcagtcaaaggcttgattgtctagatattatgtttctttttatacttagtgctgcatcagttaagtttgatctactaagtcgtgcttaggaCATAATCACTAGCCTGCTTCTGCTGGCCCTGGCAATTGTGTTGGCTTCATCAGCGTCGCTCAaagctgcatcagtacattcgacctcttggattgctttGGTTCGGttaatatatttgcctacccatttatcatatatcttagttaatctagtttggTAGTTTAATTTACTTGTATCGGCTAAGATTCGTTTTAGGGTTTGTGCTGGTATTGGCTAAATTGCTTTACCAGATTAAATTGGCTAAggtatctaccaccctgaaaatcagtcaaaggcttgattgtctagatattatgtttctttttatacttagtgctgcatcagttaagtttgatctactaagtcgtgcttaggaCATAATcactagcctgcttcttgattacCAATAAGGGTTTTATCGAGGTtttagccgatgagttatctgaacgttgcatcggcttacaaggattgcatacaAGTTGGAattagccgatcgcaacaaatGTTTAACTGTTTATCGATTCTTAtggatttaatgacatcggacTTCTATTGGATTACCTTCGGATCCTACTTATTCTATCAcgttgttagccgattggtttctattggattatattgtttTATTACATTATCATCAGTCGATTGTCTTTATTTACATCAAGTGTCAGACTCGACATCAAACTTATAGCCGATAGTCCAAACCCCTagcgctatcggctggtatcggcattggctggaactactccatcggcttgtcagccgatcggctcgtcagccgatcggctcattgatctgctatttgtatatcttgtcagttgcaggatcaaattgaCTGGCACGCCTGCATCTCATCAATatcttggacctgcactggagctaagcagatctcctaggccgttGTGTTCGTCGACTTAGTTCGCACCAACACAGACCTGGCACCATTGGCCGAGCGCGGATTTTTCGTCAACAGTTCAgtgttgttgttgcactttgtaaacccAGAGAAGTAGtaaagttgtcatctatttTGAGagatcttcgatttgtgtttgctTGGGTTCGGCGGTCCAACCGGTGGGACACCGGCGGTTAGACCGACGGCGTCGtaccggttagaccggcggtgGCTACAAGCGACGGAAGCAGAtttcggcggtcagactggcggcttCCAGGAGGTTAGAAGGCGTTTCATCGATTTGAAGGTAAATTttaattccgctaaaagttttggttttgggTACTTAAACCATGCACCCCCTCTGGTTGGTTTAGTTCTTACTGTTCGATCCTACACCTTGTATAcctctaaaatttgattttgatcccttccatacccctcccgtcagttgaccgtccAATTTCTGTAAAAAGGACCATTTTATCCTTTGGATGAACATAgaaatttatgaattacattattaaaaatataaaagcgtGTCGCCagagactattatagttatgagtgTTTTTGTGCTATGTATTATttatcataaatttttttttttagataatgcaataagaatatgtttttatttgttaaaaCAGTCATaaaaaatgaggagcattcatacAAAGATATGAACACCAATACtcacaataatttttttatgaatgctcccgataaaaaatccattgtcctattaaaatttcaaataaatatttttatttaggaaaaagtacgaattatccccccctcccctccaaactatcgtggtcgaccgaattacccccctaaaccacaaaattgaacattcttcaccccccaACTTTGTaaaccggacaaataaccccccGGGCTCAATCCGCGTGGTTTTAATCCTATGTGGCACTCCAGTCAGCAattcatttataaaaaaaataggtgggccccacctgtcagtttcTCTCTTTTCTATCTCCTTCCCAAtctttcactctctctctctctcttctccatcaatggcggaggaggcgaggcggcagcggcgccgagGCAGGGCGGCGTAGGGGGCAggctcgagcggcggcggcgagcgcggctaggtggcgactggcggcgcgaggcgaggcggcgacgtcgtccgcccgccaaccgcctcgccgccactgGCGCCTCACCTCTTCCGCCGCTGGGGAGGACGGAGTTcagggcggctggaggaggggacggcgggaggACAGGGTGGCGAAGGGAGCTCGGGGCGGCGGAGCTTAGAGCGAGTTCATGGTGGTGCTCCTCCTCACATCGGCCAAGTTCTTGAtggcgctcgtctccttcctcgccgccatcaCGCTGCTCACCCTCATCCCGCAGCTCACCCACGAGATCCGTAAGTCGCTCGACCACCACACCGTGCTCTACACCACCCTCATCAAGCTCTCCAGGGTGCTCGGTCTCACCAACTGCGCCGTCTGGATGCCCGCCTTCGGCGAAATGTGCTTGACGCACGAGCTCCGGCGGGGTGGTGGCGACGATTGCGTTGAGGTCGTCGGCGTTGACGACGCAGACGTCGTCGAGCTGCGGGGGAGCGACGACGTCAAGCTGCTCGGGCCAGACTCGGTGCTCGCCAAGGCGAGTGGCGGCAAGCAGCAGGGCACCGGTGTGGTGGCGGCGATTCGGATGTTGATGCTGAAGGTGGCCGACTTCAAGGGCGGGACGCCGGAGGTGATCCAGACGAGCTACGCCATGCTGGTGCTCGTGCCCCCAAGCGGCAAGAGCTAGGGACAGCACGAGATGGAGATCGTCGAGGTGGTCCCCGGCCAAGTAGCCATCGTGCTGTCGCACGCGACGTTGCTAGAGGAGTCGCGGGCGATGCGCGACTGGCTGGCGGAGCAGAACCGTGAGCTGCTGCAGGCGCGGCGGGACGTGCGCGCTCATGGCGAACGAGGCGAGGCAGGCGTTCCAGGGCGTGATGAGCCAGGGGATGCGTCGCCCGATTCACTCCATCCTCGGCCTCGTGTCCATGTTACAGGAGGAGACCCTGGCGCCGGAGCAGAGGCTCGTCGTCGACACCATGGCGCACACGGCCTCCATCGTCTCCACGCTCATCAACGACGTCAAGGAGATGTTGGCCGACAGCCGCGACCGCTTGCCGCTCGAGACGCGGCCGTTCCACCTGCACGCCATGATCAGGGACGCCGCCTGCGTCGCCAGGTGCCTGACTGGCCGCACTGAGCCCGGGCATGTCACACTCCGTGTgcacaccgacgacgacgacgtgctggAGGACAGGCTTGGCCAGAGGTGGGATCCATGGCAGCCGTCCTACTCCAGTGGCTACTCCTCGGTGAAGTTTGCCCACAGCCGCCGGTGCTCGAGTTGCAGCCGTCGACATCtgacaggagagagagagggggtgagagggaaagagagaaaagagatatTTGACAAGTGGGCCGTatcctttttaaaaataaaaaacttgcAGACTGGACTGCCATGTAGACCAAAACCGCTTGCAAAGCTGCTCGGGGAGTTTTCATCCGGTATCGATAGTTGACGGTGAAAAATAACTGGTTTTcaggtttagggggtaattcgtactcacccaatacttcagggggtaattcgtactttttccttttatttattatatttgttttattttcaacaTTTTCTGCACctattatttagtctcattagtttcataaaatacacatattatgcatttaaacaaaattttcaatcatTTTTCAACTTTATGTTTAAAGCGAAAGCATCAAGGGTAAAAAAGACAGTTGCAACCAAACGTAATggtaggggcatggaagggatcaagttGAGATTTCAAGGGTATAGAAGAGATTTGGTAAATTTCGAGGGTATAAAAAtgattgagtgagttttcaaGAGTAAATAGGGAATTTACTCGATAATATTAGACGTTTTGTAAAAGGGTatagtcaaactttaaaatgtttgactataaataatttctaaaatatttgtcttaaaaatatgaaaactactttcgacgagttcttgtttCAAGTTGGATTGCATCGGCTTCGATCTCCGACGCGGGGTAagacttgttatgacggcttgcatTATCGGGCTTAGTACTTCCATCTCTTTCACACTCTAACTTGTCCATGTAAGACGTCTAGTTATTATATAGATTATATAATCTAGATTGATAGTGTTTTTCTATTTGCATCAACTGATCTCTATCTAGGGTTTTATCGATATTTGCTAGATTACTTTGTTGGCTTGGATTATATAATGTGTCTAGCACCATGAAAATTAGTCAAAGGCTTAATTATCTAGATATTATGTGTTATgccctgaagttctcctccttgctttaaattaataaaataaatcgcCTGAAGAG
The Oryza sativa Japonica Group chromosome 6, ASM3414082v1 DNA segment above includes these coding regions:
- the LOC9270091 gene encoding uncharacterized protein isoform X3; this encodes MSVEQRRESAAARSCWITAATMTGEASKGRSGGGREGRASSSRQRTDVASELELQEASSSAVSPPHPNPGDAEAAPAAVAIPPAPAPLHDLAQGAEAASAAGRSNEKEEQVELRKVQKDIELGALVAGFSFSVAMTGFFLSPQATGRQAIYIDISMFLAFSSFVCGCTFMLLRMQRLSAREEHISGFHHAISKCLFYLCCVLPVLTILCLLLVMPRKPYIYVGLGVLAAAVVPVALMHWYVSRKTQLETNDTAPEDVEQNAMSRKTQETNGTAPEDDDEQKAMESSYKITSAIVPMSLAGLVGVLFGVYKGGSSSGGAGGDISGSVHVVIMCMFITSMLSMLLMMLWMKVLESKKPKLREFFVRATIPRANAALLALLAIAAFAASFGILRWYMVAAFLTLALAATVQFVIQHCTREQNAVRASHNETQLKWMADMASKTTPWSLGIVMAIFGGFLGDDDKSKDKMVALKVCMFLSTSAFTSGLGLMYLTMRPGESARGGTSKAAMTILAWSVMVLLSAAALAIYGVEVMKS
- the LOC9270091 gene encoding uncharacterized protein isoform X2, whose translation is MSVNCREQRRESAAARSCWITAATMTGEASKGRSGGGREGRASSSRQRTDVASELELQEASSSAVSPPHPNPGDAEAAPAAVAIPPAPAPLHDLAQGAEAASAAGRSNEKEEQVELRKVQKDIELGALVAGFSFSVAMTGFFLSPQATGRQAIYIDISMFLAFSSFVCGCTFMLLRMQRLSAREEHISGFHHAISKCLFYLCCVLPVLTILCLLLVMPRKPYIYVGLGVLAAAVVPVALMHWYVSRKTQLETNDTAPEDVEQNAMSRKTQETNGTAPEDDDEQKAMESSYKITSAIVPMSLAGLVGVLFGVYKGGSSSGGAGGDISGSVHVVIMCMFITSMLSMLLMMLWMKVLESKKPKLREFFVRATIPRANAALLALLAIAAFAASFGILRWYMVAAFLTLALAATVQFVIQHCTREQNAVRASHNETQLKWMADMASKTTPWSLGIVMAIFGGFLGDDDKSKDKMVALKVCMFLSTSAFTSGLGLMYLTMRPGESARGGTSKAAMTILAWSVMVLLSAAALAIYGVEVMKS
- the LOC9270091 gene encoding uncharacterized protein isoform X4, which translates into the protein MTGEASKGRSGGGREGRASSSRQRTDVASELELQEASSSAVSPPHPNPGDAEAAPAAVAIPPAPAPLHDLAQGAEAASAAGRSNEKEEQVELRKVQKDIELGALVAGFSFSVAMTGFFLSPQATGRQAIYIDISMFLAFSSFVCGCTFMLLRMQRLSAREEHISGFHHAISKCLFYLCCVLPVLTILCLLLVMPRKPYIYVGLGVLAAAVVPVALMHWYVSRKTQLETNDTAPEDVEQNAMSRKTQETNGTAPEDDDEQKAMESSYKITSAIVPMSLAGLVGVLFGVYKGGSSSGGAGGDISGSVHVVIMCMFITSMLSMLLMMLWMKVLESKKPKLREFFVRATIPRANAALLALLAIAAFAASFGILRWYMVAAFLTLALAATVQFVIQHCTREQNAVRASHNETQLKWMADMASKTTPWSLGIVMAIFGGFLGDDDKSKDKMVALKVCMFLSTSAFTSGLGLMYLTMRPGESARGGTSKAAMTILAWSVMVLLSAAALAIYGVEVMKS
- the LOC9270091 gene encoding uncharacterized protein isoform X1: MICCLFSNCREQRRESAAARSCWITAATMTGEASKGRSGGGREGRASSSRQRTDVASELELQEASSSAVSPPHPNPGDAEAAPAAVAIPPAPAPLHDLAQGAEAASAAGRSNEKEEQVELRKVQKDIELGALVAGFSFSVAMTGFFLSPQATGRQAIYIDISMFLAFSSFVCGCTFMLLRMQRLSAREEHISGFHHAISKCLFYLCCVLPVLTILCLLLVMPRKPYIYVGLGVLAAAVVPVALMHWYVSRKTQLETNDTAPEDVEQNAMSRKTQETNGTAPEDDDEQKAMESSYKITSAIVPMSLAGLVGVLFGVYKGGSSSGGAGGDISGSVHVVIMCMFITSMLSMLLMMLWMKVLESKKPKLREFFVRATIPRANAALLALLAIAAFAASFGILRWYMVAAFLTLALAATVQFVIQHCTREQNAVRASHNETQLKWMADMASKTTPWSLGIVMAIFGGFLGDDDKSKDKMVALKVCMFLSTSAFTSGLGLMYLTMRPGESARGGTSKAAMTILAWSVMVLLSAAALAIYGVEVMKS